The Populus trichocarpa isolate Nisqually-1 chromosome 11, P.trichocarpa_v4.1, whole genome shotgun sequence genome has a segment encoding these proteins:
- the LOC18103397 gene encoding G-type lectin S-receptor-like serine/threonine-protein kinase At4g27290 isoform X1 produces the protein MKGLTLVSLCSIFFIFTTADGADTIAVNQSIIDGETIVSAGSNFELGFFSPRSTSLRYVGIWYKFSSETLVWVANREAPLNDTSGVLQVTSKGILVLHNSTNVVLWSTNTSRVPQNPVAQLLDSGNLVIREANDTNEDDYLWDSFDYPGNTFLPGLKFGRNLITGLDRYLVSWKSTNDPSLGDSTTMLDPGGYPQIFIRVGENIIFRSGPWNGLKFSGMPNLKPNPIYTYEFVYNEKEIYYRYDLTDSSVVTRMLLTNDGILQRFTWTSSTRTWNLYLTAQMDNCDRYAVCGAYGICNIDNSPACACLDGFQPKSRQDWDSGDWSGGCVRKNESICRAGEGFQKVTSVKLPDTRTSSFNMTMDLEECRRVCLMNCSCTAYSTLNITDGTGCLLWFEDLLDIREYTETGQDFYIRLSASDLEPTRSPKRTTRVWIIAICLLVAGITILGFCLLFLMRRRKMKTAARMVSMQERDYSINSTGKDLELPVFDFATIAIATSNFSGANKLGEGGFGPVYKGKLEDGQEIAVKRLSKTSTQGLDEFKNEVICIAKLQHRNLVKLLGCCIESEETMLVYEYMPNKSLDAFIFDQKQSKLLDWSMRYNIINGVARGLLYLHQDSRLRIIHRDLKASNILVDYDMNPKISDFGMARSFGGNEIQGNTKRVVGTYGYMSPEYATDGIFSIKSDVFSFGVLVLEIVNGKRNRGFIHQDHKHNLLGHAWKLYKEERSFELINDSLKDTCNLSEVLRVIHVGLLCVQQAPEDRPTMSTVVLMLSSNIALPDPKEPGFFTERKLFDHESSSSKVDTCSANEITITLLTAR, from the exons ATGAAAGGTCTTACACTAGTTTCTTTATGTtccatcttcttcatcttcacaACCGCCGATGGTGCAGATACCATAGCTGTAAACCAGTCAATCATAGATGGAGAGACCATAGTTTCAGCTGGGAGCAACTTTGAGCTAGGATTTTTTAGCCCTCGAAGTACAAGTTTGCGTTATGTAGGAATATGGTACAAGTTCTCTAGTGAGACTCTGGTTTGGGTTGCCAACAGAGAAGCACCACTCAATGACACATCAGGTGTTTTGCAAGTGACCAGCAAGGGAATCCTTGTCCTTCATAATTCAACAAATGTTGTTTTATGGTCTACTAATACATCAAGAGTACCGCAGAATCCAGTAGCTCAGCTTTTGGATTCAGGAAATCTTGTTATAAGAGAAGCAAATGATACAAACGAGGATGATTACTTGTGGGATAGTTTTGACTATCCTGGTAACACGTTTTTGCCAGGCCTCAAGTTTGGCAGAAATTTGATTACTGGCCTTGATCGGTACTTGGTGTCATGGAAAAGCACTAATGATCCTTCATTGGGTGATTCTACAACTATGCTTGATCCTGGTGGATATCCGCAGATATTTATCAGGGTTGGTGAGAACATAATTTTCCGATCAGGACCATGGAATGGTCTTAAATTCAGTGGGATGCCTAATTTGAAACCGAACCCAATTTACACATACGAGTTTGTTTACAATGAGAAGGAGATTTATTACAGGTACGATCTGACAGACAGTTCAGTTGTGACGCGTATGTTGCTGACCAATGATGGGATTTTGCAGCGTTTCACCTGGACTAGTAGTACAAGAACATGGAATCTGTACTTGACAGCCCAGATGGATAATTGTGATAGGTATGCAGTATGTGGTGCATATGGAATTTGTAACATCGACAATTCCCCTGCTTGTGCATGCTTGGACGGATTTCAGCCAAAGTCTCGTCAAGATTGGGATTCTGGGGATTGGTCTGGAGGATGCGTTAGGAAGAATGAATCAATTTGCAGGGCAGGAGAGGGTTTTCAGAAGGTAACAAGTGTGAAATTGCCAGATACAAGGACATCCTCGTTTAATATGACAATGGACCTTGAAGAATGTCGAAGGGTTTGCTTGATGAATTGTTCTTGCACAGCTTATTCGACTTTGAATATAACAGATGGAACTGGATGCTTGCTTTGGTTTGAGGATCTTCTTGATATCAGAGAGTACACTGAAACTGGACAAGATTTTTACATTAGATTATCTGCCTCTGATTTAG AGCCAACTAGAAGTCCTAAGAGGACGACGCGAGTGTGGATTATAGCCATCTGTTTGTTGGTTGCTGGAATTACCATCCTAGGCTTTTGCCTGCTGTTTCtgatgaggaggaggaagatGAAGACAGCAG CAAGGATGGTTTCGATGCAAGAAAGAGACTACTCAATTAATAGCACCGGTAAAGATTTAGAGCTTCCAGTATTTGACTTCGCAACCATAGCTATTGCCACGAGCAATTTCTCAGGGGCCAATAAGCTTGGAGAGGGTGGATTCGGACCTGTCTACAAG GGCAAGCTAGAAGATGGACAAGAGATAGCTGTGAAAAGGCTTTCAAAGACTTCGACACAAGGACTTGATGAATTCAAGAACGAAGTTATATGCATTGCGAAACTTCAACACCGAAATCTTGTCAAGCTTCTTGGTTGCTGCATTGAATCCGAAGAAACAATGTTGGTCTATGAATATATGCCTAACAAAAGTTTGGATGCCTTCATCTTTG ATCAAAAGCAGAGCAAGTTATTGGACTGGTCTATGAGGTACAACATTATCAATGGGGTAGCTCGAGGACTTCTTTACCTCCATCAAGATTCCCGGCTAAGAATCATTCATAGAGATCTAAAAGCCAGCAATATACTTGTGGACTATGATATGAACCCAAAAATCTCAGATTTTGGCATGGCCAGGAGTTTTGGTGGAAATGAAATTCAGGGAAACACAAAACGAGTAGTTGGAACATA TGGTTACATGTCTCCAGAATATGCAACTGACGGGATCTTTTCTATAAAATCCGATGTATTTAGTTTCGGTGTTTTGGTGCTAGAGATAGTAAATGGGAAGAGAAATAGAGGATTCATTCATCAAGACCATAAGCACAACCTTCTTGGTCAT GCATGGAAACTTTACAAGGAAGAAAGGTCATTCGAGCTAATCAACGATTCTTTAAAAGACACCTGCAACTTATCCGAAGTTTTACGGGTGATCCATGTGGGTCTCCTGTGTGTGCAACAAGCTCCTGAGGATAGGCCTACTATGTCAACTGTGGTGCTAATGTTAAGTAGTAACATTGCATTGCCTGACCCTAAAGAGCCTGGATTTTTCACAGAAAGGAAACTATTCGATCATGAGTCTTCATCTAGCAAGGTCGATACATGTTCCGCGAACGAAATTACTATCACATTGTTAACTGCTCGATGA
- the LOC18103397 gene encoding G-type lectin S-receptor-like serine/threonine-protein kinase At4g27290 isoform X2 — MKGLTLVSLCSIFFIFTTADGADTIAVNQSIIDGETIVSAGSNFELGFFSPRSTSLRYVGIWYKFSSETLVWVANREAPLNDTSGVLQVTSKGILVLHNSTNVVLWSTNTSRVPQNPVAQLLDSGNLVIREANDTNEDDYLWDSFDYPGNTFLPGLKFGRNLITGLDRYLVSWKSTNDPSLGDSTTMLDPGGYPQIFIRVGENIIFRSGPWNGLKFSGMPNLKPNPIYTYEFVYNEKEIYYRYDLTDSSVVTRMLLTNDGILQRFTWTSSTRTWNLYLTAQMDNCDRYAVCGAYGICNIDNSPACACLDGFQPKSRQDWDSGDWSGGCVRKNESICRAGEGFQKVTSVKLPDTRTSSFNMTMDLEECRRVCLMNCSCTAYSTLNITDGTGCLLWFEDLLDIREYTETGQDFYIRLSASDLARMVSMQERDYSINSTGKDLELPVFDFATIAIATSNFSGANKLGEGGFGPVYKGKLEDGQEIAVKRLSKTSTQGLDEFKNEVICIAKLQHRNLVKLLGCCIESEETMLVYEYMPNKSLDAFIFDQKQSKLLDWSMRYNIINGVARGLLYLHQDSRLRIIHRDLKASNILVDYDMNPKISDFGMARSFGGNEIQGNTKRVVGTYGYMSPEYATDGIFSIKSDVFSFGVLVLEIVNGKRNRGFIHQDHKHNLLGHAWKLYKEERSFELINDSLKDTCNLSEVLRVIHVGLLCVQQAPEDRPTMSTVVLMLSSNIALPDPKEPGFFTERKLFDHESSSSKVDTCSANEITITLLTAR; from the exons ATGAAAGGTCTTACACTAGTTTCTTTATGTtccatcttcttcatcttcacaACCGCCGATGGTGCAGATACCATAGCTGTAAACCAGTCAATCATAGATGGAGAGACCATAGTTTCAGCTGGGAGCAACTTTGAGCTAGGATTTTTTAGCCCTCGAAGTACAAGTTTGCGTTATGTAGGAATATGGTACAAGTTCTCTAGTGAGACTCTGGTTTGGGTTGCCAACAGAGAAGCACCACTCAATGACACATCAGGTGTTTTGCAAGTGACCAGCAAGGGAATCCTTGTCCTTCATAATTCAACAAATGTTGTTTTATGGTCTACTAATACATCAAGAGTACCGCAGAATCCAGTAGCTCAGCTTTTGGATTCAGGAAATCTTGTTATAAGAGAAGCAAATGATACAAACGAGGATGATTACTTGTGGGATAGTTTTGACTATCCTGGTAACACGTTTTTGCCAGGCCTCAAGTTTGGCAGAAATTTGATTACTGGCCTTGATCGGTACTTGGTGTCATGGAAAAGCACTAATGATCCTTCATTGGGTGATTCTACAACTATGCTTGATCCTGGTGGATATCCGCAGATATTTATCAGGGTTGGTGAGAACATAATTTTCCGATCAGGACCATGGAATGGTCTTAAATTCAGTGGGATGCCTAATTTGAAACCGAACCCAATTTACACATACGAGTTTGTTTACAATGAGAAGGAGATTTATTACAGGTACGATCTGACAGACAGTTCAGTTGTGACGCGTATGTTGCTGACCAATGATGGGATTTTGCAGCGTTTCACCTGGACTAGTAGTACAAGAACATGGAATCTGTACTTGACAGCCCAGATGGATAATTGTGATAGGTATGCAGTATGTGGTGCATATGGAATTTGTAACATCGACAATTCCCCTGCTTGTGCATGCTTGGACGGATTTCAGCCAAAGTCTCGTCAAGATTGGGATTCTGGGGATTGGTCTGGAGGATGCGTTAGGAAGAATGAATCAATTTGCAGGGCAGGAGAGGGTTTTCAGAAGGTAACAAGTGTGAAATTGCCAGATACAAGGACATCCTCGTTTAATATGACAATGGACCTTGAAGAATGTCGAAGGGTTTGCTTGATGAATTGTTCTTGCACAGCTTATTCGACTTTGAATATAACAGATGGAACTGGATGCTTGCTTTGGTTTGAGGATCTTCTTGATATCAGAGAGTACACTGAAACTGGACAAGATTTTTACATTAGATTATCTGCCTCTGATTTAG CAAGGATGGTTTCGATGCAAGAAAGAGACTACTCAATTAATAGCACCGGTAAAGATTTAGAGCTTCCAGTATTTGACTTCGCAACCATAGCTATTGCCACGAGCAATTTCTCAGGGGCCAATAAGCTTGGAGAGGGTGGATTCGGACCTGTCTACAAG GGCAAGCTAGAAGATGGACAAGAGATAGCTGTGAAAAGGCTTTCAAAGACTTCGACACAAGGACTTGATGAATTCAAGAACGAAGTTATATGCATTGCGAAACTTCAACACCGAAATCTTGTCAAGCTTCTTGGTTGCTGCATTGAATCCGAAGAAACAATGTTGGTCTATGAATATATGCCTAACAAAAGTTTGGATGCCTTCATCTTTG ATCAAAAGCAGAGCAAGTTATTGGACTGGTCTATGAGGTACAACATTATCAATGGGGTAGCTCGAGGACTTCTTTACCTCCATCAAGATTCCCGGCTAAGAATCATTCATAGAGATCTAAAAGCCAGCAATATACTTGTGGACTATGATATGAACCCAAAAATCTCAGATTTTGGCATGGCCAGGAGTTTTGGTGGAAATGAAATTCAGGGAAACACAAAACGAGTAGTTGGAACATA TGGTTACATGTCTCCAGAATATGCAACTGACGGGATCTTTTCTATAAAATCCGATGTATTTAGTTTCGGTGTTTTGGTGCTAGAGATAGTAAATGGGAAGAGAAATAGAGGATTCATTCATCAAGACCATAAGCACAACCTTCTTGGTCAT GCATGGAAACTTTACAAGGAAGAAAGGTCATTCGAGCTAATCAACGATTCTTTAAAAGACACCTGCAACTTATCCGAAGTTTTACGGGTGATCCATGTGGGTCTCCTGTGTGTGCAACAAGCTCCTGAGGATAGGCCTACTATGTCAACTGTGGTGCTAATGTTAAGTAGTAACATTGCATTGCCTGACCCTAAAGAGCCTGGATTTTTCACAGAAAGGAAACTATTCGATCATGAGTCTTCATCTAGCAAGGTCGATACATGTTCCGCGAACGAAATTACTATCACATTGTTAACTGCTCGATGA